The region TGGTCAGGTGCTGGCCAAGCCAGGTTCAATTCAGCCGCACACCAAGTTTGAGTGCCAGGTTTACGTGCTGAGCAAAGAAGAAGGTGGTCGTCATACCCCGTTCTTCAATGGTTACAAGCCACAGTTCTACTTCCGTACCACAGACGTCACCGGCGGTGCCAAGCTCCTCGGCGGCGCAGAAATGTGTATGCCCGGCGACAACGTGAAGATGGAAGTTGAGCTGCTCAAGCCCATCGCCATGACTGAAAACGTTCGTTTTGCTATCCGTGAAGGTGGCAAGACGGTCGGTTCAGGCGTGGTTACAAAGATTCTCGCCTAGTTAATCAGGATGGCTCTCATCTTTATGAGATGATCATGCCATGCTATTGATTGAGTGGTTTCCCCGCGGCTTTTTGGTAAGCCGCGGGGTTGTTTTCAACAGTTCTCTGATTTTTGAGTAAACTCTGGCTGCCACGGTCGATGGCCGATGGTGCTGTTGGAGAGAGGCAATTATGGCTCGCGAATTCGTTTGGCTCGAATGTACAGAATCTGGTCAGAGGAATTACCGCGTCTCCAAAGAGACTCGTGGTACGGAACGGCTGGAGCTCATGAAGTATTGCCCCAGGCTGCGGAAGCATACTCTCCATAAAGAGTCTCGTAAGAAGTAGTTTTCGGCTTCGAGGCCTGGATGGTGTGGCCATTGAACGAGTCATGCCTTGAGGCTTACGGGTGTAGCTCAATTGGCAGAGCAGCGGATTCCAAATCCGCAGGTTGGGGGTTCGAGTCCCTCCGCCCGTGTTCATAGTGAGATTTTCAGCTCACAACCACTCTGTCGTTCTCAGCCCTGATTGTCTTGGTCGTCCAGGGGGCTGGCGAGAAGGTCTGCAGCTGCACCCGCCAGTGGGTCTCGATTTTGATGAAGTTGGTTTCGATGATTTCAAGTCTTGATGAATGTTCAACGCAGAGTTGAGTGTCCGTCAGGCAGGTTAATGGATGAATATGGCAAGCACTGCCCAAGCCACAATCTGGCAATCGATCATCTCTCCTGGCCTTTATAAAAGAAATCAGGGACGACTCGTTCGTTACCTGACGGCCGCTGCCATGATTCTTGCGGTCCTCTTGGGCTCATGGACATTCTCTGTACGAGTCTTTGATGATCTCATGGCTCAGCTGAGTGCGGCTTTTCCGGCGATTTCGAACTTTTCGAATGCTATTCGAATTGCTGTGCCCACAGTGATGGCGGTACTTGGAAGCTGGTGTGCTTGGAGGCTTGTGCACTATCCCGTGTTTGCTGATTTTCTCATTGAAGTTGAATCAGAGATGAGCCGGGTCACGTGGCCGGAGCGACCTGAGCTCATGAAGGCTACCGGGGTGGTCCTTTTTGTGACAATTTCATTGAGCCTGGTTTTATTTGGGTTTGATCTCTTTTGGCAATGGGTGTTGGGCTTGATTGGCGTGTTGCAGATTTACGGTTAGGCGACTGGATTCGGGCGGGCTGCCGGCATTGATGGTGGTGGGGTTAACCCTTCGGATTCATTAAATTGAACCGGTCTCTGCTGAGTTGCAAAATCTCATAGCTGCTGTCATGATGCCTGCTTCGCGCAGAACGGCCATTTCTGGTTGGTGATCTATCTGGCTAGTAAAAATTGTTTTGCGATTAATTTGTCGGGAGGAGTTGTCATGGCGGTAGATGGGAAAGCGACAGAAGGAGTCGCTGGGGGTGCTTCCTCCAGCAACTCAGAGGTTGCTTCGACCGAGAACGCCATGCTCTGGTACGTTTTGAAGATTACGAGCAATCGTGAGAAAT is a window of Planctopirus limnophila DSM 3776 DNA encoding:
- the rpmG gene encoding 50S ribosomal protein L33; translated protein: MAREFVWLECTESGQRNYRVSKETRGTERLELMKYCPRLRKHTLHKESRKK
- the secE gene encoding preprotein translocase subunit SecE; protein product: MILAVLLGSWTFSVRVFDDLMAQLSAAFPAISNFSNAIRIAVPTVMAVLGSWCAWRLVHYPVFADFLIEVESEMSRVTWPERPELMKATGVVLFVTISLSLVLFGFDLFWQWVLGLIGVLQIYG